Proteins from one Hymenobacter gelipurpurascens genomic window:
- a CDS encoding nucleotide sugar dehydrogenase has product MYEQLLQKQTKLAVIGLGYVGLPIALEFARKIQVIGFDINAKRVDQMRNNIDPSGELEAKDFEGCDIEFTDSLDVLREATFYIVAVPTPIDEHAQPDLKPLLGASSSVGKVLKKGDYVVFESTVYPGCTEEDCIPVMEKLSGLKFPDDFKVGYSPERINPGDKEHTLSSIVKVVAGCDAESLEEIAKTYELVVKAGVHRASSIKVAEAAKIIENTQRDVNIALMNELSMIFDRMSINTYEVLEAAGTKWNFLKFSPGLVGGHCIGVDPYYLTYKAKELGYDAKVILSGRTTNDNMGAYIARKTVQTMIKQGKDVSKGRVLVMGATFKENVEDIRNSKVADVIQELKNFSVNVDIIDPHADSEELHHEYGFRLTPADEVRTDYDAIIVAVSHLAYTTLDEDYFKSITNQPAVVVDIKGLFRNQIQDLTYWSL; this is encoded by the coding sequence GTGTACGAGCAACTCCTTCAGAAGCAAACCAAGCTGGCCGTCATTGGCCTTGGCTACGTAGGCCTGCCTATCGCCCTCGAATTCGCCCGCAAAATTCAAGTCATCGGCTTCGATATCAATGCGAAGCGCGTAGATCAAATGCGCAACAATATTGACCCTAGCGGCGAGCTGGAGGCCAAAGATTTCGAAGGCTGCGATATTGAGTTCACGGATTCGCTGGACGTGCTGCGCGAGGCCACGTTCTACATCGTGGCCGTGCCTACGCCCATCGACGAACATGCTCAGCCCGATCTGAAGCCTCTGTTGGGTGCTTCTTCCTCCGTAGGCAAAGTGCTCAAAAAAGGAGACTATGTGGTGTTTGAAAGCACTGTATATCCTGGCTGCACCGAGGAAGACTGCATCCCCGTAATGGAGAAACTCTCGGGCCTGAAATTTCCCGATGACTTCAAAGTAGGCTACTCCCCAGAGCGCATCAACCCCGGCGACAAAGAGCATACGCTTTCCAGCATCGTGAAAGTAGTAGCCGGCTGCGATGCCGAGTCGTTGGAAGAAATAGCCAAAACCTACGAGCTGGTAGTAAAAGCCGGTGTGCACCGGGCCAGCAGCATCAAAGTAGCAGAGGCAGCCAAAATCATCGAGAACACTCAGCGCGATGTAAATATTGCGTTGATGAACGAGCTGTCGATGATTTTTGACCGCATGAGCATCAATACCTACGAGGTACTGGAAGCTGCCGGTACCAAGTGGAACTTCCTGAAGTTCTCCCCTGGCCTAGTGGGTGGTCACTGCATCGGCGTCGATCCATATTACCTGACCTACAAGGCCAAAGAGCTGGGCTACGATGCCAAAGTGATTCTTTCGGGCCGCACCACTAACGACAACATGGGGGCCTACATCGCCCGCAAGACGGTGCAGACCATGATCAAGCAGGGCAAGGATGTCTCCAAAGGCCGCGTGCTGGTAATGGGCGCTACTTTCAAGGAAAACGTGGAAGATATCCGCAACTCCAAAGTGGCCGACGTAATTCAGGAGCTGAAGAACTTCTCCGTTAACGTAGATATCATTGACCCCCACGCCGATTCTGAGGAGCTTCACCACGAGTACGGTTTCCGTCTGACACCTGCCGACGAAGTGCGGACGGATTACGATGCTATCATTGTCGCCGTTAGCCATCTGGCCTACACAACCTTGGATGAGGACTACTTCAAGTCAATCACCAACCAGCCGGCTGTAGTGGTGGATATCAAAGGCCTGTTCCGCAACCAGATTCAGGACCTCACTTACTGGAGTTTGTAG
- a CDS encoding CPBP family intramembrane glutamic endopeptidase: MKGFVSSRLHPLANLALLLVLLVATFSLSMLLIAVCSNLLFGVGLLEIGNVQQSPQYYPNGWGISMLSQGLLLLGAFGGAAMVMASLTGFKLADYFAPRRPVPFWWLLAAMVLIIASLPFMSGLIDWNAHVHFPAFLHDWEVKARELEEKAQVITRFLTRFTSFSRFLVALLVIAVVPAVSEELFFRGVVQRNLVQWVGRHGGIWLAAAIFSAIHFQFLGFVPRFVLGLVLGYLYEWSGNILVPMAAHFTQNAFQIVLLYIQQRQWSATAFDPDSTQALPWPMMLLSLIFCAALLWVLRRYMQAPQADELPTEMHTLSSGGIAVASPETPTAARTLSHHGVDITRENK, from the coding sequence ATGAAAGGTTTCGTCTCCAGCCGGTTGCATCCCCTTGCCAACCTGGCGCTGCTCCTGGTGCTGCTGGTAGCGACCTTCAGCCTGTCGATGTTGCTGATAGCCGTTTGCAGCAATTTGCTGTTCGGCGTAGGCCTCTTAGAGATTGGCAACGTGCAGCAATCTCCGCAGTATTATCCGAACGGTTGGGGCATTTCGATGCTTAGCCAGGGATTGTTGCTGCTGGGTGCATTTGGTGGAGCTGCCATGGTAATGGCTTCTTTGACAGGGTTTAAGCTGGCTGATTATTTTGCGCCGCGTAGGCCAGTGCCCTTCTGGTGGCTGCTGGCGGCGATGGTCCTGATTATAGCCAGTCTGCCCTTTATGTCGGGGCTGATTGACTGGAACGCGCACGTGCATTTTCCGGCGTTCCTGCACGATTGGGAAGTGAAGGCCAGAGAGCTGGAAGAAAAGGCCCAGGTCATTACGCGGTTTCTCACTCGTTTCACCTCGTTCAGCCGGTTTTTAGTTGCCCTGCTGGTTATTGCCGTAGTGCCGGCCGTAAGCGAGGAGCTGTTTTTCCGGGGTGTGGTGCAGCGCAACCTCGTGCAGTGGGTGGGCCGGCATGGTGGCATCTGGCTGGCGGCGGCTATTTTCAGTGCCATCCACTTTCAGTTTCTGGGGTTTGTGCCTCGCTTTGTGCTAGGCCTGGTGCTGGGCTATTTGTATGAGTGGAGTGGCAACATTCTGGTGCCTATGGCGGCCCACTTCACCCAGAATGCCTTCCAGATAGTGCTGCTCTACATTCAGCAGCGGCAGTGGTCGGCTACCGCCTTCGACCCCGACTCCACGCAGGCGCTGCCCTGGCCTATGATGCTGCTTTCCCTAATCTTTTGCGCGGCTTTGTTATGGGTACTGCGCCGCTATATGCAGGCGCCGCAAGCCGACGAGCTGCCCACCGAAATGCACACGCTCAGCAGTGGAGGCATTGCCGTAGCCTCCCCCGAAACGCCCACTGCCGCCCGCACCCTCAGCCACCACGGCGTAGATATCACCCGCGAAAATAAATAA
- the ribD gene encoding bifunctional diaminohydroxyphosphoribosylaminopyrimidine deaminase/5-amino-6-(5-phosphoribosylamino)uracil reductase RibD: MPTPDFDLLMMRRALDLARLGTGHARPNPIVGCVITYDGRIIGEGWHQQYGGPHAEVNAVAAVAEPELLPRSRVYVTLEPCSHFGKTPPCADLLIEKGVAEVVVCNLDPNPLVAGRGIAKLREAGIQVEIGVLEEEGRWLNRRFFTFQEQKRPYVVLKWAETADGYLAGPYFQPVAISGALAQVMVHQWRTEEQAILVGTRTALHDNPRLNAREWPGQDPIRLVIDKNLCLPPTHHLLDGSQPTVVYTYRERTNMPNLDFMTLSEADDLFPQILHNLYERNVQSVLVEGGPTVFNSLLKDGLWDEARVIRSPKQLKGGVTAPHQGLTGLHEQFRVGEDEVFVYHRL, translated from the coding sequence ATGCCTACTCCCGACTTCGACCTGCTCATGATGCGTCGTGCCCTCGACCTGGCCCGCCTGGGCACGGGCCACGCCCGCCCAAACCCTATCGTCGGGTGCGTTATTACCTATGACGGCCGCATTATCGGGGAGGGCTGGCACCAGCAGTATGGCGGACCGCACGCGGAAGTAAATGCCGTAGCGGCCGTGGCAGAGCCGGAGCTGCTGCCCCGCAGCCGGGTGTACGTGACGCTGGAGCCATGCTCCCATTTCGGCAAAACCCCACCCTGCGCCGACTTACTTATTGAGAAAGGCGTGGCAGAAGTAGTTGTCTGCAACCTCGACCCGAACCCGCTGGTGGCCGGCCGGGGCATTGCCAAGCTCCGCGAGGCAGGCATTCAGGTAGAAATCGGGGTGCTGGAGGAAGAAGGACGCTGGCTGAACCGTCGCTTTTTCACGTTTCAAGAGCAAAAGCGGCCGTATGTAGTGCTGAAATGGGCCGAAACAGCCGATGGCTATCTGGCCGGCCCCTACTTTCAGCCGGTAGCTATCAGCGGGGCGCTGGCGCAGGTTATGGTGCACCAGTGGCGCACGGAGGAGCAGGCCATTCTGGTGGGTACCCGCACAGCCTTGCACGACAACCCTCGCCTGAACGCCCGCGAATGGCCCGGTCAGGACCCTATTCGCCTCGTCATCGACAAGAACTTGTGTTTGCCTCCCACGCACCACTTGCTTGATGGTAGTCAGCCCACCGTGGTCTACACCTATCGAGAGCGAACCAACATGCCTAACCTGGACTTCATGACTCTGTCGGAGGCCGATGACCTGTTTCCGCAGATTCTGCACAACCTCTATGAGCGCAATGTGCAGTCGGTGCTGGTGGAGGGCGGGCCCACGGTGTTCAACTCGTTGCTGAAAGATGGCCTCTGGGACGAAGCGCGCGTCATCAGAAGCCCGAAGCAACTCAAAGGCGGCGTGACGGCTCCGCACCAGGGTCTGACTGGCCTACACGAGCAATTCAGGGTCGGGGAAGATGAGGTGTTCGTTTACCATCGGCTCTAG
- the dusB gene encoding tRNA dihydrouridine synthase DusB — protein sequence MVHIRNIALPDFPLLLAPMEDVSDPPFRAVCKEGGADLMYTEFISSEGLIRAAAKSRQKLDVFDYERPIGIQLFGSDVETMGECARISTEAGPDLIDINYGCPVKQVACRGAGAALLRDIPKMVEMTSAVVKATHLPVTVKTRLGWDDSTKNVEDVAERLQDIGIEALTVHGRTRVQMYKGDADWDLIGRIKNNPRIKIPIFGNGDIDSPQKAVEYKNRYGVDGVMIGRAAIGYPWIFREVKHYAATGQLLPPPTVEERVQACRFHFEKSLEWKGPRAGVFEMRRHYAQYFRGLEGARQWRTRLVDSNDPAEIHGIMDEIIAAEPILVG from the coding sequence GTGGTACACATCCGCAATATTGCCCTGCCCGATTTCCCGTTGTTGCTTGCCCCCATGGAGGACGTTTCGGACCCTCCGTTCCGGGCCGTGTGCAAGGAAGGAGGCGCCGATTTGATGTATACCGAGTTTATTTCTTCGGAAGGACTCATTCGGGCGGCCGCTAAAAGCCGCCAGAAACTGGATGTGTTCGACTACGAGCGGCCCATCGGCATTCAGCTGTTTGGCTCCGATGTGGAGACAATGGGCGAGTGCGCCCGCATCAGCACCGAAGCCGGCCCCGACCTCATCGATATCAACTACGGCTGCCCCGTGAAACAGGTGGCCTGTCGCGGCGCCGGTGCCGCTCTGCTCCGCGACATCCCCAAGATGGTGGAAATGACCTCGGCCGTTGTAAAGGCCACGCACCTGCCCGTGACGGTAAAAACCCGCTTGGGCTGGGACGACTCTACCAAGAACGTGGAAGACGTAGCCGAGCGCCTGCAGGATATCGGGATTGAGGCTCTGACGGTGCACGGCCGCACCCGCGTGCAGATGTACAAAGGCGACGCTGACTGGGACCTGATTGGCCGCATCAAGAACAACCCGCGCATCAAAATCCCCATCTTCGGCAACGGCGACATCGATTCGCCCCAGAAAGCCGTGGAGTATAAAAACCGCTACGGCGTAGATGGTGTGATGATTGGCCGAGCCGCCATCGGTTACCCCTGGATTTTCCGGGAGGTGAAGCACTACGCTGCCACGGGTCAGCTCCTGCCGCCACCCACGGTAGAAGAGCGCGTGCAAGCCTGCCGCTTCCACTTCGAAAAAAGCCTAGAATGGAAAGGCCCCCGTGCCGGTGTGTTTGAAATGCGCCGCCACTACGCCCAGTACTTCCGGGGCCTGGAAGGAGCCCGCCAGTGGCGCACCCGCCTAGTAGACAGCAACGACCCGGCAGAAATCCACGGCATCATGGACGAAATCATTGCCGCCGAGCCGATTCTGGTGGGCTAG
- a CDS encoding phosphatidate cytidylyltransferase: MPTSSAPIPSPATEPAAGKPPMSNLAQRIIFGLIGAAMLLGSVWYSSWTFALFFAAVQAKMLMEFYRMMQKAGYKPAALLGGSISVLLFIGAFAVVSIKNVAGSSDPAFHIVASNAVRFAGPMLLGIILLLPVILILREMYAWPRENQPFAPFSNVGVALLGLLYVSLPMSLLNLVAFSGGASYDYRRIFALLLLVWSSDIGAYAAGKTFGKHKLAPKISPGKTWEGAIGGFLLTLAMGWALGYLLPELSLAYRLVVAGVVAVFGPLGDLAESMLKRSVDVKDSGKIMPGHGGLLDRFDAFLFILPVLALLQLVFG, translated from the coding sequence TTGCCCACTTCTTCCGCCCCCATTCCTTCCCCGGCCACCGAACCCGCGGCTGGTAAGCCGCCCATGTCCAATCTGGCGCAACGCATCATCTTCGGCCTCATTGGGGCGGCCATGTTGCTGGGCAGCGTGTGGTATAGCTCCTGGACGTTTGCGCTGTTCTTCGCGGCCGTGCAGGCCAAGATGCTCATGGAGTTTTACCGGATGATGCAGAAGGCAGGTTATAAGCCGGCAGCATTGTTGGGCGGGAGTATTAGTGTTTTACTGTTCATCGGCGCGTTTGCAGTAGTAAGCATAAAAAATGTTGCTGGTTCAAGCGACCCTGCCTTTCACATAGTAGCCAGCAATGCAGTGCGCTTTGCTGGTCCTATGCTACTAGGCATTATCTTGTTGTTGCCAGTTATCTTGATTCTGCGGGAAATGTATGCCTGGCCGCGAGAAAATCAGCCGTTTGCGCCCTTTTCCAATGTGGGGGTAGCACTGCTAGGCCTGCTCTACGTGAGCTTGCCGATGAGCTTGCTGAATCTGGTGGCCTTTAGTGGTGGGGCCAGCTACGACTACCGCCGCATCTTCGCGCTGTTGCTGCTGGTATGGTCGTCGGATATTGGGGCATACGCAGCGGGCAAAACCTTCGGCAAGCACAAGCTGGCCCCAAAAATCTCACCCGGCAAAACCTGGGAAGGCGCCATCGGGGGCTTCCTGCTGACGCTGGCCATGGGCTGGGCGCTGGGCTACTTGCTGCCGGAGCTTTCCTTGGCCTACCGCCTGGTGGTGGCAGGCGTAGTGGCCGTATTCGGCCCGCTCGGCGACTTAGCTGAGTCTATGCTCAAGCGCAGCGTCGATGTGAAAGACTCCGGTAAAATTATGCCCGGCCATGGCGGATTACTCGACCGGTTCGATGCGTTTCTGTTTATTCTGCCGGTGCTGGCGCTGCTACAGCTGGTGTTTGGCTAG
- the prmC gene encoding peptide chain release factor N(5)-glutamine methyltransferase — protein MPTLRQITSDLSTALQAIYPPAEADSMAGLLLEHVLGLSPLQRRMNANEPVSEQVLEHLPQLQARLLTHEPLQYVLGTAHFAGLELEVTPATLIPRPETEELVAMILREQQGRSGLRILDIGTGSGCIPIALGLGLSGSCLTAVDISTEALAVARRNAVTYAVPIHFQQVDILTAEPHLPAPLDVLVSNPPYVLEEERLQMRPNVLQFEPATALFVPNHDPLLFYRRIAALGQQWLREGGALYFEINEQYAVATADMLRQLGYTQVEVHADIFGKDRMARATR, from the coding sequence ATGCCCACGCTCCGCCAGATTACCTCCGATCTTTCCACGGCTCTGCAAGCCATTTATCCGCCAGCCGAAGCCGACTCAATGGCCGGGCTGCTGCTGGAGCATGTGCTAGGCCTCTCGCCCCTGCAGCGCCGGATGAATGCAAACGAGCCCGTATCGGAGCAGGTCCTGGAGCACCTGCCGCAGCTGCAGGCCCGGCTCTTGACCCACGAGCCGTTGCAATACGTGTTGGGCACCGCGCATTTTGCTGGCCTAGAGCTGGAAGTAACTCCCGCCACCCTCATTCCGCGCCCCGAAACGGAAGAGCTGGTAGCGATGATTCTGCGGGAGCAGCAGGGGCGAAGTGGCCTACGGATTCTGGATATAGGCACTGGCTCAGGCTGCATCCCGATTGCGCTCGGCCTAGGCCTATCCGGCAGCTGCCTCACGGCCGTCGATATATCGACCGAGGCACTGGCCGTAGCCCGACGCAATGCGGTTACCTATGCCGTGCCTATCCACTTTCAGCAGGTAGATATTCTGACCGCCGAACCACACCTGCCTGCTCCGCTTGATGTGCTGGTAAGCAATCCGCCGTACGTGCTGGAAGAAGAACGCCTCCAGATGCGGCCTAATGTGCTGCAGTTTGAGCCTGCCACCGCCCTCTTCGTCCCGAACCATGATCCGCTCCTGTTCTACCGACGGATTGCGGCCCTAGGCCAGCAGTGGCTTCGCGAAGGCGGAGCACTTTATTTTGAGATAAATGAACAGTACGCCGTCGCTACCGCCGACATGTTGCGCCAACTGGGCTACACGCAGGTAGAAGTACATGCCGACATTTTCGGTAAAGACCGGATGGCCAGGGCCACTCGCTAG
- a CDS encoding acyltransferase, with protein sequence MPEPLAYFAHPTAILDEGCRIGNGCRIWHFSHVSAGAELGENCSLGQNVFVADGVRLGRNVKVQNNVSLYTGVECADDVFIGPSVVFTNVLNPRSAVSRRHEYQATIVAQGVSIGANSTIVCGTHLGEYAFIGAGSVVTTSVAPYVLAYGNPARPRGWMSEQGHPLTFNAAGLATCPESGQQYYLTNHQVSRINLES encoded by the coding sequence ATGCCCGAGCCTTTGGCTTACTTTGCGCACCCCACTGCTATCCTTGACGAAGGGTGCCGCATTGGCAATGGCTGCCGAATCTGGCATTTTTCGCACGTAAGTGCGGGCGCTGAGTTGGGGGAGAACTGCTCCTTGGGTCAGAATGTATTTGTGGCCGATGGGGTGCGACTAGGCCGTAATGTGAAGGTGCAGAACAACGTTAGCCTATATACTGGCGTAGAGTGCGCCGATGATGTGTTCATCGGCCCCTCCGTTGTCTTTACAAACGTGCTCAACCCCCGCTCTGCCGTTTCGCGTCGTCATGAGTACCAGGCTACTATTGTGGCGCAAGGCGTTAGTATTGGCGCCAACAGCACGATTGTTTGTGGAACCCACTTGGGCGAATATGCCTTTATCGGGGCTGGCTCCGTGGTAACTACCAGTGTGGCACCTTATGTGCTGGCCTACGGAAACCCCGCCCGGCCCCGTGGCTGGATGAGCGAACAGGGGCACCCATTAACTTTCAATGCTGCAGGTCTGGCCACCTGCCCGGAAAGCGGCCAACAATATTACCTGACCAACCATCAGGTTTCCCGTATTAATCTCGAATCATAA
- a CDS encoding phosphatidylserine decarboxylase family protein — protein MKIHKEGRRILFFTLLALVVVNLLLFRYNASYDDFNKIFAGISVVVFLALLQFFRSPARRLFTHEDLIIAPADGKVVVIEDVLEPEYFDDVRKQISIFMSPINVHITRNPISGIVRYFKYHPGNYLVAWHPKSSTKNERTTVVVETEAGPFVLFRQIAGAMARRIVWYVNEGDEVSQGEEFGFIKFGSRVDIFVPVDTEVKVQIGEKVKGGQTIIAQLKTEAPSLF, from the coding sequence ATGAAAATTCACAAAGAAGGACGACGTATTCTGTTCTTTACGTTGCTGGCCCTGGTGGTCGTCAACTTACTGCTCTTTCGCTATAATGCTAGCTACGACGATTTTAATAAAATCTTTGCGGGCATTTCGGTCGTCGTTTTTCTGGCACTGCTCCAGTTTTTCCGGAGCCCGGCCCGTCGTCTGTTCACTCACGAAGACCTGATTATTGCCCCGGCCGATGGGAAAGTGGTGGTGATTGAGGACGTGCTGGAGCCAGAGTATTTTGATGATGTGCGCAAGCAAATCAGCATTTTCATGTCGCCGATTAACGTGCACATCACCCGCAATCCTATTTCGGGCATTGTGCGTTACTTCAAATACCATCCGGGCAACTACCTGGTGGCCTGGCACCCCAAGAGCAGCACCAAAAATGAGCGCACCACGGTGGTGGTAGAAACCGAAGCTGGTCCGTTCGTGCTGTTTCGCCAGATTGCGGGCGCCATGGCCCGCCGCATTGTGTGGTACGTGAATGAAGGTGACGAAGTAAGCCAGGGCGAAGAGTTCGGCTTCATCAAATTCGGCTCCCGCGTGGATATTTTCGTGCCCGTGGATACGGAAGTGAAAGTCCAGATCGGCGAGAAAGTAAAGGGTGGCCAGACCATCATTGCCCAGCTCAAAACGGAAGCTCCTTCTTTGTTTTAG
- a CDS encoding Glu/Leu/Phe/Val family dehydrogenase, with protein MAATTVYKEPAPRVDAENPLESMMSRFNVATEILGLDDETYNVLKAPDKQVIVHIPVTMDNGKVRVFEGYRVVHNTILGPSKGGIRYDKNVHLDEVKALAAWMTWKCAVVDLPYGGAKGGIICDPTTMSAGEIERLTRGYTLAMKDVFGPDRDIPAPDMGTGPREMAWLMDEFSKTVGATSPAVVTGKPLVMGGSLGRTEATGRGVMVSALAAMKKLGMDPHQASAAVQGFGNVGTWAAKLLSEQGVKIKCISDISGAYWNDNGINIDEAVAYKNAHKGRLDGFNGATLMDDADDLLTSEVDVLVPAAVEDVITEHNAHDIKAKLIVEGANGPTSASADPIINEKGIMVVPDILANSGGVTVSYFEWVQNRQGFKWTEEMVTERADRIMNDAFEKVYATSQKYNIPMRIAAYVVAIDKVAQTYKFRGGF; from the coding sequence ATGGCTGCCACCACGGTGTACAAAGAACCGGCTCCTCGCGTAGATGCCGAAAATCCCCTCGAGTCCATGATGTCGCGTTTCAACGTGGCCACGGAAATTCTGGGTCTCGATGACGAAACCTACAACGTCCTCAAAGCCCCCGACAAGCAGGTAATTGTGCACATCCCTGTCACAATGGACAATGGCAAAGTGCGCGTATTTGAAGGCTACCGCGTGGTGCACAACACCATTCTGGGTCCTTCGAAAGGCGGCATCCGCTACGATAAGAATGTGCACCTGGATGAGGTGAAGGCCCTGGCCGCCTGGATGACGTGGAAGTGCGCTGTAGTTGACTTGCCTTATGGCGGTGCCAAAGGCGGTATCATCTGCGACCCCACTACCATGAGCGCCGGCGAAATTGAGCGCCTCACCCGTGGCTATACCCTGGCCATGAAAGACGTTTTTGGCCCCGACCGCGACATTCCAGCTCCTGATATGGGTACTGGCCCCCGCGAAATGGCGTGGCTGATGGATGAGTTCTCCAAAACCGTAGGCGCTACCTCACCTGCTGTTGTAACCGGCAAGCCCTTGGTAATGGGCGGCTCATTGGGCCGCACAGAGGCTACGGGGCGTGGCGTGATGGTATCGGCGCTGGCCGCTATGAAGAAGTTGGGCATGGATCCACACCAAGCATCGGCCGCTGTGCAGGGCTTCGGCAACGTGGGCACCTGGGCCGCCAAGCTGCTCAGTGAGCAAGGCGTAAAAATCAAGTGCATTTCTGACATCAGTGGCGCTTATTGGAACGATAACGGCATCAACATTGATGAAGCCGTGGCCTACAAAAATGCCCACAAAGGCCGCCTCGACGGCTTCAACGGTGCTACACTCATGGATGACGCCGACGACCTGCTCACGTCTGAGGTAGACGTGCTGGTGCCTGCGGCGGTAGAAGATGTTATCACGGAGCACAACGCGCACGACATTAAAGCCAAGCTGATTGTGGAAGGTGCCAACGGCCCGACTTCGGCCTCCGCTGACCCTATTATCAATGAGAAGGGTATTATGGTGGTACCGGATATTCTGGCCAACTCGGGCGGCGTAACGGTGTCCTACTTCGAGTGGGTGCAAAACCGCCAAGGCTTCAAATGGACCGAGGAAATGGTGACCGAGCGCGCCGACCGGATCATGAACGATGCCTTTGAGAAAGTGTACGCCACCAGCCAGAAGTACAACATCCCGATGCGCATTGCGGCCTACGTGGTAGCTATTGATAAAGTAGCCCAGACGTACAAGTTCCGTGGCGGTTTCTAG
- a CDS encoding dihydrofolate reductase family protein, producing the protein MRNVVLYIAASLDGYIASSDGSADWLPTPPPGEDYGYEEFLSTVDATLLGRVTYEQVLTFGEWPYPTLTNYVFTHQPPTEAAHPSVQFVSTDPVEFVQLLRHEPGGTIWLIGGSTLAAPLLAAGLVDELMLFTVPLLLGAGIPLWHPQKHPQPLQLLRTHTWPDGLTLLHYRLLKVA; encoded by the coding sequence ATGCGCAACGTTGTTCTCTACATCGCCGCCAGCCTTGATGGGTACATTGCCTCCTCCGATGGATCGGCAGACTGGCTGCCGACTCCTCCGCCCGGCGAGGATTACGGCTACGAAGAGTTCCTCTCTACCGTGGATGCTACCTTGCTGGGCCGCGTAACCTACGAGCAGGTGCTCACCTTTGGTGAGTGGCCCTACCCCACGCTCACCAATTATGTGTTCACGCATCAGCCGCCTACCGAGGCCGCTCATCCATCGGTTCAGTTTGTATCAACTGACCCCGTAGAATTTGTGCAGCTGCTGCGGCATGAGCCGGGTGGCACCATCTGGCTAATTGGGGGCAGCACTCTGGCCGCGCCCCTGCTTGCCGCTGGACTGGTAGATGAGCTAATGCTCTTTACAGTACCTCTGCTGCTAGGCGCCGGCATTCCGCTCTGGCATCCGCAGAAACATCCGCAACCATTGCAGCTCTTGCGCACGCACACCTGGCCCGATGGCCTGACGTTGCTCCACTACCGGTTGCTGAAAGTGGCCTAG
- a CDS encoding GAF domain-containing protein — MAEELHLDTTLSKTEQYRQLLPQIEALTTGEPDLTANLANTAAALRQAFGFFWVGFYLVKDDELVLGPFQGPIACTRIRRGKGVCGASWDRAETILVPDVEQFPGHIACSSDSKSEIVVPILKDGQVVAVLDVDSDQLNDFDAADQQALEQLMLSAAHWF, encoded by the coding sequence ATGGCCGAAGAACTGCACCTCGACACTACCCTTAGCAAAACCGAGCAATACCGCCAGCTCCTCCCCCAAATTGAGGCCTTAACCACGGGTGAGCCCGACCTGACGGCCAATCTGGCTAATACGGCCGCGGCCCTGCGCCAGGCATTTGGCTTTTTCTGGGTGGGTTTTTATCTGGTGAAAGACGACGAGCTGGTGCTAGGCCCCTTCCAAGGCCCCATTGCCTGCACGCGCATCCGGCGCGGCAAAGGCGTATGCGGTGCCAGCTGGGACCGGGCCGAAACCATTCTTGTGCCCGATGTGGAGCAGTTTCCCGGCCACATTGCGTGCAGCTCCGATTCGAAGTCGGAAATCGTAGTGCCTATCCTGAAAGACGGACAGGTTGTGGCAGTGCTGGACGTGGACAGCGACCAGCTCAACGATTTTGATGCCGCCGATCAGCAGGCCCTGGAGCAACTTATGCTATCGGCGGCCCACTGGTTTTAA